DNA from Pseudophryne corroboree isolate aPseCor3 chromosome 7, aPseCor3.hap2, whole genome shotgun sequence:
CTCTCCTTCATATTCCTGTGGTGAAAGCAGCGGCCGAGAAGCCGATACGGCAAGCAGAGGAGAGGGAGATGGGACCATTAATCCAAAGCAGAGAAGGAGGAGCCGGCTGAGGTTAAGCAGATCTCTAAAGAGAGACTGCCTTTCAGACTCACCGTCTACAAATGTCCCTCAGCTCAATGGTATTATTAATGGCCCGGATGGCCAACAAATTAATACAGGGGCCGAAAGTTTGTCACCAGTGTTAAAGAAGTGCCTTAAAGAAGATCTTACCATAAAGAATGATACCACTATGCGCTTTTCCTCAGAGAACACAAAAGCTGTAgacgtgtctcctgagattgggggGAGTATTGATGCTGGAGCATCTATAACAATCACAACAGATTATTCTCCATGTGACCGAATGCATAACGACACCACCAAAATTCAGACAAGTAACACTACAAGTACAGAACCTTCACACAGCGGTATTATATATGACAGACTGGTAACAGAAGAGGAGCTTGGTAGGTCATGTAATGTGACATCTTGTACTCCGCACAGTTCTCTTTTATGTTCTGGCAACCAGTCTCTTCGAAACGTTGAGGTCCATGAACAGAGCCCTGTGAGGGAGGAAGAACGTAACCCACTTACCTCCTGCACTCTGGTGGAGGGGCTGCTATTCCCTGTGGAGTATTATGTTAGGACAACGCGACGCATGACCAGCTGCCAGAGGAAAGTGGATCTTGATGCTGTTATCAACAGCCACCTGGGATTGGCCAAGAAAGGGACAAGAGGTAGACAATGGAAGAGCAGGACGTCTTTATCTCCTTCTCTCACGGGTGAGGGCAGCCAGAGTGCTCTCAATCACCTGACTGTAAGTAACAGTGCTGGTGAGGTTACACAATCCAGGCGAGGAAAGGGTCGGAAGTCTTGTCCTGCAGTGATGTCTTCTTCTGGTATGAAGGACGTATCCGTCCAACTGAAATTTGGTTCTGATGTCAACCTGGCATTGAGTGGTTTTCAAAGTGAAAAAGAAAATTGCGAAGCGAATGCACCCAGCAAGGGTGAAGTATTGAAGCCCAGCAACCATTTTGAGTCTGTGCCTTCTGAGAGGAAAGGGTATAGTCTAAGAACACAGAGTGCTGCAAACCTTTCTTTACTTACCTTGCCCAATGACACAGAAGATTTTGAGGCTAACCCGTTCATCCACAGGACCTCAAAGGAATCCAGTGAACCTACAGGTAGGTGAAATGACTCTGAGTGCTTTGGTTACATAAAAAATGGCTGAGTGACATCATCATATAGTgtttattctagcaccctgcagctttcaaaacccatgcagttcctctttccagcCTGGGGTGTTGTTCTCTGCTGTGGTGCGTCTAGCAcattctggtctgtatctcagtgctgtgTGCTGAGATAAAATATAAAAGACACACTACACCGACTAAATAAAATTAGGATATAAAAAATCCTGCATGTAACAAAACACCATAGTCTAAAAAGACATGCAAAGATGTTTGATGTTAGAAAAAAGTTCTCACTCGTCCAAATAGAGCAGGAGGGTACAAGGCTTACCCAGTGAATGGAATTGAAGTGACTGGTGGTAAAAAGCAAAGTGCAGTCCAGACTACGCACCCTGCTGGGCTCCAATGCTTTGACCAGGCAAGTCAGTCACTGCTTCTGATGGTCCTTGGTGAGTCACAGTCACTACGGACGCGTTTCAAGCCACACTGGGCTCTTTTTCAAGGTGACTGTACAATGATCTGCAGTacggcaacactgggggctggaaggcagagggacctttcggtccactgacagcagcagcagagggaagtttccctgctgctgctaacacagtttatctgactggttgcatcctgtacgaccatgtcagataaagcacttgcaggcatggtcgcatctgatgcgaccatgccaggcaagtggttaaaccagCGATGCATGAGCCAATCCTGCCCCTTGGCCCAAATACTGAATTACTGGGTGAATGTAAAGTTTGGCCCCCGGTCTTGTGTTCAGGGCATGGCAACACTGGGGCCTGTTAGTGCATTCGGAATACGTATGAGAGCAAACATTTAGTGTATGGTCACACATAGCTTGGCCGGGAGTGCACATGGGCGCCTGCCGTATACGACCGCATCATGCTGCGGTCGGGCTggatgacaggacggcgggatttcagtgtgaacacatacatttcactgtatgtgttcacacagtgcggcgcaggcatcccgcagaacaggatccgtgtgcacacaaaaccaCCCTCCCAGCCAAGCGGGTCCTGCTTGGCTGCTATGAGTGGCCCAGACCTTAGGCTTATAAGGCTTATAGCTGCAGTCTTCTGACCAGGTTTACCGACATGCCGAATAATGGTCCATTTGATTTGGATTAAAATTGATTGTTGCAGTTATTTTGGAGTTACAAGTGATGCAGTGTTGGGTGAAGATAGCAATAATATACAACAGATGTAGATAAATGAAGACTGTCATCTATTAACATTTTCATTATACTGTTTAATAGTTAAAATAATTGGAAAGTTCTTTATGCTTTCAATGAAGCAGTTTAGTCTGGAACCAGACGCTCCGCACTGTTGGCGACTTAATAAACAGGAGGAGCCTGAGTATAATACACTAAATTGAATCaaaactaaggggctaattcagacctgatcgctgctgtgcgtttttgcacagcgggcgatcacgtctgaactgcgcatgcatatgcaccgcaatgcgcaggtgcgacggtcCTCAGCGACGGGGAGCGCTGGTCAGCAATAGGATGGTGCGAAATATCCGATCGCACCGACAAacgcacggagattgacaggaagagggcgtttgtgggcggcaactgaccgtttctagggagtgtccagaaaaatgcaggagggacccggcgttttgtggcaggattcctgacgtcagcttcggcccaatcatcgcagcggctgagtaagtcctgggcagtgcagagactgctgtttgtgcagctctccagcaagCGTTTGCACACCTACACACATCTAatatcctccccctgtaggcggcaaaaaacgcaccctagtgatcaggtctgaattaccccctaagatgtggggttttttttttgggggggggggtttttggggggggggggggtattataaGGTAATCCTTGTTCACCTTAATGGGTGCTTGATATGTATGAAATAGATCTTTTGCATTTTCTAGCAACATCAATTTGTTCCCAAACGTCTCTTTTCCTGCAGGCTCCTCCCCATTTCCCTCTTTCAGCGGCAGGGTCAGTCTGGAACATCTATCGCAATTTGCAGACGTTACAGATTTCCATTTGCCTGACAAAGAGTTTGGTACTCTGAAGCTTGAGAAACTGAAATCCACTTGTCACCTGGAAACATTTGTTCCCAAAGCAGCCAAAGTAAGAAAGAAATCCGTCCAGGGTCAAAGGATTCACCGTTCAACATTGCAAGAGCGCTCAGCTGTGCTGCGCGGAACACTAGCAGTTTATCCAAGTGCATCAGAACCAGACTTGAAACTTTTAACACTTCATGAGAACCGTCTGCATGATGAACAGTCTTCTGATAGCCAAGGGAACGCTGCAGGGAACAATGTTCCACTTTCCATTGAGGTATCCAAAAATGGGCCGGTAATAGCTCAAGTGTGCCTTAATAGTGACCCAATGGATGCATTAAATCTTTCAACAAATATCTGCAGACTTGCGGAATCAAAATTTGAAGCTTATAACTGTCGTAGTTCACCGAAAAAGTGTCCATATCCTCCCCACCAGCCATTTGAAGGTGTCAATCTTGATTCTGCCATGTGTGCAGAGGAGGAGAAGCTTTGTAACAGTGACACAGTGTCCAAAACAGATGCACAAACTCCATTGGGTGCCTTAAATCACCATGAGCCAAATCTTCCGGTGCGTAGTATGGATGTTTTGGGAAAACTCGCACAGCCCGAAAGTGTTGGAGACAATCTTCTTGTCTTAAGCGCAGATATGGAATCTGGTGAGGGGGCACAGTCTCCCACAGATACCCCCGCCAACCTTTCTTCTCCAAAAACGCTGACTTGCAGTGTCCTCTTCTCCACCTCAATGTGCTCTGTGCCTCTAGACAGTAGGAATGAGTGTGTGGCAGCAGACTGTACATCACAGTTTCCTTTCTTGGGGCAAACACCAGCTGTCTTCTCCTCACCCCAGTCCGGTAACACTCCTGTTAACACATGTAGAGAGCATACAGTCTTGAAAACAGCGGGCATACTTCCTGAGTTCTCTGGAAAAGACGCACATGAATATACATCCGTGTTTAGTGAGGAGAGTGTTGTACCGGGCGAGACCGATGTCAGTCAGTTCAGTGGAGTATTTCCTCAATCTGGCGATGTGTCTCAAGAATGTGATATTACGATTGTCCACAAGCCATGTGATAATACAGAAGATTGTGGAACGAAGTGTCTGCCAGCAGTAACTCTTAAGGTCAACAAAGACGAAGAGGTTGATGTAAGTTGTTGTTTTATTTCGTCATTGAGGAACAAATGCATGTGCAGGTTTTGGCTTTAGCTGTTTTCCATTTCCTATACACCTCCATTCTGGCATCGTTATTTACACTGTATACTTATATCATTGCTGGGTTATGTTTTCTAAGCCAGGTTGTCAATTACAGAAACAATTTCCTTGTTTGTACTCAAATAAGCGAGGTTTGCAGACAAGTAAATGGATAACTCATGCGGCCAATACACTAATAAATGTCAGAGGCCTTATATGTCAGAAATAACTATGataatatatttatgtatttatatattcactgatcagccataacattaaaccacctgcctaatattgtatAAGTCCCACTCGTGTCACCAACCCAGCTCTGACCTGCCAAGGCATGGACTCCAGAAGACCTCCGAAGGTGTCCTGTGGCATCTGGCAGCAAGACGTTAGCAGCAAATCCTGTGAGGAGGGGCCTCCAGGGCTCGGGCTTgattttccagcacatcccacagatgctccaTCAGACTGAGATCTGGGGAAGTCAACTCTTTGAACTCTGTTATATTCCTCAAAGCATTCCTGAACAGTGTGGCAGGGTGCATTGTCCTGATGAGAGGCCACTGCCATCCGGGAATACTGTTGCCATGatggggtgtacttggtctgcagcAGTGATTAGGTGGATGGAACGTGTCATAGTAACATCCATATGACTGTCAGGACCCAAGAATTCCCAACAGAACAtttcccagagcatcacactgcctccgtCGGCTTGTCAtattcccatagtgcatcctggggcCATCTCTTCCCCCAAGTAAACAACGCACGCAGATATCCACATGATGTACCAGAAAACATGATtaatcagaccaggccaccttcttccgttgcttcatggtccagttctgacgctCACGTGGCCATTGTAGGTGctttcggcagtggacaggggtcaTTATGGGCACTCTGTGCAGTCAGCAGCTACACAGCCCCAATTGCAGCAAGCTGCAATGAATAGTGTGTACTGTCAGCTTCCATCATAGCTCGCATTAACTCTTTCAGCAATTTGTGCTGCAGTAACTGTTCTGTGGGATAGGACCAGATGGGCTAGCCTTCAATCCACATGGGCACCCATAACCCTGTCACCGGTTCACTGGTTGTCCTTCCGTGGACCACTGTTGTAAGGTACTAACCAATGCATaccgggaacaccccacaagacctgccactttggagatgctctgacccagttcttagccatcacaatttggccttTGTCAGAGTCTCTCAGATCCTTACACTTGCCAATTTTTCCAGCTTCCAACACAGCAACTTCAAGAACtgagtgttcacttgctgcctaatatatcacaCCCCATGCCAGGTTCCATTGTATTGAGATAAttaatgttattcacttcaccagGCAGTGGTTTTAATGTCATGGCTGAAAGGTGTGTGTAAGACTAAGCATGCTCGGGCAAGCCTTTCATAGCCTAACATGTTGACAATAGAGGTTAGTAGTGTACAGTATAGTGGATAACCaggttttatatatgtgtatgtatgtatgtgtctatatatatatatatatatatatatataccagctccGAGGCGTCAGGATAACAAACCGTGATAAAAAACGTACCTTTTATAGTTACATACCGCATGTGAAGTGCCGACGTTCGTGCCGGGACCGAGCACCCGCCCTTACGTCGCCCTGTGCTGATGTCATCACTCCTCGACAACTCAGCTGTGAaaaaccatcaccatagcaacaagtGAAACTCTTAAACGAACATAAAAATAAAACACTGATATCAAAGCACTTGACAAAATCATTAGTTAATTAATGTTTAAATTACTGTATAAAAATTGTTACCATCTGCATATTTTAAGGGCAATAACCGAATGCAGTATAGCCAAAAAAGATCATAAAAGACATTCTGGTTAAAACTAATACTTGCACTGCTAAGAAGACAGTGagtaatacatttttggatagtaccagaACGGGGTGCTTTAGATGCACCTGTGTCACCTGCCAGTTCATGCTTCCGGGCGATTCTTTCAATCACCCTCACTCGGGTAAAATATATAAGATAAGGCATTATTTTAATTGTAATTCTACTTTTGTTGTCTACCAACTGTTATGCCCGTGTGGACTTAGCTACTGTACATCAGTAAAACCGAGTGCAAATTTAAGGGGCGGATGGGGCAATACCGAGCAGCTATTAGATCAGCATTACTAACAGGCAAAAGCGACCAACCCGTTGCACGCTATTTCTTAGAGGCTAAATACCCACTGTCCACACTACGGTATCTTATGATAGATACAGTGGTAGAAAATATTAGAGGGGGCAACCGTGGCTTACAGCTGCTAAAATGTGAGGCACGGTGGATTCACAGTCTGGATGTTCTGTACCCTAAAGGGTTAAACGAGCATATAGCTCATGCTGCTTTAAGAGGAAAATAAGGTTCAGGTTCAGCAGAGCAATGCTCTGTTTCATGCATGAATAATAATACCTTTCAGGACCTGTTTTGATACTTTATTACAAGTGTCTTTATTGATATAGATACATTTAATATACAATCTTGACTTGGTATCTCTCTTACTCGTGAAAATACCTGTCTTTAAGGATCTTTTTTGGCTATACTGCATTCGGTTATTGCCCTTAACATATGCAGATGGTAACAATTTTTATACAGTAATTTAAACATTAATTAACTAATGATTTTGTCAAGTGCTTTGATATCAGTGTTTTATGTTTATGTTCATTTAAGAGTTTCacttgttgctatggtgatggttttTCACAGCTGAGTTGTCGAGGAGTGAGGACATCAGTACAGGGCGACGTAAGGGTGGGTGCTCGTCCCGGCTCAAACGTCGGCACTTCACATGCGGTGTGTAACTATAAAGGTACATTTTTTATCACTGTTTGTTATCCTGACGACAATATGAcaaatatattgaaacgttgatctatccAGAACGATTACTGATTCTTCATTTAACATGCTGAGTGCTGTGCCTTGGCGCTGGTATACAATTTGATGCAGCGAGGGCAGCGGTTATTTCCTTACTACGGAGTGCCAGACCTTGGaacactaactatatatatatatatatatatatatatatatatagcactaatcCATGGCACTCGCCTAATTTGGGGGGAAATACGGTTTgtaaccacattgtttaaatagaaatcacaggggctctgcactcgaTATATAAACTAATAATAATTAACAGTggcgttttagttcatgtattgatcaatgcatttaatcctgcagcccccggcaagggaccccactttactgcaggtcctactctattgctccatATAATTTACAatgaaaatagctatcacattagtgttaaaccttAGGTATGCTACCTGGTCTAAAGCTTATAGCAAAATTGCTTTTATAGGTGAGACCGTTACCAATACACCTCTCCTAGGAGAACATCAGGTACAAGCTATAATTAAGTTaaaacagggtgcatgagaaaatgtgatcacgaaaagattaattaaaaaataaacaaataaacaaaaagcACTAATTCTAAAGTTTAATACTAATGTGacagctatttctctaacgtcctaagtggatgctggggactccgtaaggaccatggggaatagcggctccgcaggagactgggcacaaaagtaaaagctttaggactacctggtgtgcactgactcctccccctatgaccctcctccaagcctcagttagatttttgtgcccgaacgagaagggtgcacactaggtggctctcctgagctgcttagtgaaaagcagaatcaggcacggtgggggcccgtctcaatgaatttcagcgcgcagtgggctcactcgcaagtagacccctggatccttcaagggatatatcaggggtacaaattggaattcgagacatctccccctcgccgtttcctaaagtcggctttaccgatgtctccctctgacagggaggcagttttggaagccattcacaagctgtattcccagcaggtgataatcaaggtacccctcctgcaacagggaacggggtattattccacactgtggtggtaccgaagccggacggctcggtgag
Protein-coding regions in this window:
- the PALB2 gene encoding partner and localizer of BRCA2; the protein is MESFQEKFLTLDEKAKLKERLALLKKEYRKTVNRLQRSQRAERVKSHVKKTIEEQNRLLSQECALVSPGLANCTSRSSGDVRESQASAGAHIVDKDRKLCVTFNLEPEVLHAGGCSPSYSCGESSGREADTASRGEGDGTINPKQRRRSRLRLSRSLKRDCLSDSPSTNVPQLNGIINGPDGQQINTGAESLSPVLKKCLKEDLTIKNDTTMRFSSENTKAVDVSPEIGGSIDAGASITITTDYSPCDRMHNDTTKIQTSNTTSTEPSHSGIIYDRLVTEEELGRSCNVTSCTPHSSLLCSGNQSLRNVEVHEQSPVREEERNPLTSCTLVEGLLFPVEYYVRTTRRMTSCQRKVDLDAVINSHLGLAKKGTRGRQWKSRTSLSPSLTGEGSQSALNHLTVSNSAGEVTQSRRGKGRKSCPAVMSSSGMKDVSVQLKFGSDVNLALSGFQSEKENCEANAPSKGEVLKPSNHFESVPSERKGYSLRTQSAANLSLLTLPNDTEDFEANPFIHRTSKESSEPTGSSPFPSFSGRVSLEHLSQFADVTDFHLPDKEFGTLKLEKLKSTCHLETFVPKAAKVRKKSVQGQRIHRSTLQERSAVLRGTLAVYPSASEPDLKLLTLHENRLHDEQSSDSQGNAAGNNVPLSIEVSKNGPVIAQVCLNSDPMDALNLSTNICRLAESKFEAYNCRSSPKKCPYPPHQPFEGVNLDSAMCAEEEKLCNSDTVSKTDAQTPLGALNHHEPNLPVRSMDVLGKLAQPESVGDNLLVLSADMESGEGAQSPTDTPANLSSPKTLTCSVLFSTSMCSVPLDSRNECVAADCTSQFPFLGQTPAVFSSPQSGNTPVNTCREHTVLKTAGILPEFSGKDAHEYTSVFSEESVVPGETDVSQFSGVFPQSGDVSQECDITIVHKPCDNTEDCGTKCLPAVTLKVNKDEEVDETAHRLDYDNAEGGTLENGSLRLISEIQDSCGGGCTVDLCSVWWEFSGCTDLCVVSASESSVCLWRPLAEGKWDCAHTWNFIEMPVIQILPLSQEKNIACVALGNLDILEIWVLFSHPESQRWEKQLVKCGNIKTAQGLSRYRVVCSSGVADGQVVELWQLSEGGSTVGSLTLMAPTGSFLAFSEVEGERNALVGSTVDNNLVVWNSVTGHLLSVIYIGDLCSDVISLHATSDSGLLFLVVGSLFSKDCEATGSCIFSLITANAREGASALIMSYIIPGRLNSRYLEGDVKEQSAAAVLTCGSIALWDLPRSHCSTMLAPSSDTPWSLVRWCHRPSCLLTGRKDGTIFVYEYTAHQSNKTRDDLGEVV